A stretch of DNA from Rhinoderma darwinii isolate aRhiDar2 unplaced genomic scaffold, aRhiDar2.hap1 Scaffold_3959, whole genome shotgun sequence:
gtactcctcacatattacatataccctgatgtactcctcacatattacatataccctgatgtactcctcacagattacatatatcctgatgtactcctcacagattacatataccctgatgtactcctcacagattacatataccctgatgtactcctcacatattacatataccctgatgtactccgcacattttacatataccctgatgtactcctcacattttacatataccctgatgtactcctcacagattacatatatcctgatgtactcctcacatattacatatatcctgatgtactcctcacatattacatataccctgatgtactcctcacagattacatataccctgatgtactcctcagattacatataccctgatatactcctcacagattacatatatcctgatgtactcctcacattttacatataccctgatgtactcctcacatattacatatacccttatgtactcctcacatattacatataccctgatgtactcttcacagattacatatatcctgatgtactcctcacatattacatataccctgatatactcctcacatattacatataccctgatgtactcctcagattacatatatcctgatgtactcctcacatattacatataccctgatgtactcctcacagattacatataccctgatgtactcctcagattacatataccctgatatactcctcacagattacatatatcctgatgtactcctcacattttacatataccctgatgtactcttcacatattacatataccctgatgtactcctcacagattacatataccctgatgtactcctcacagattacatataccctgatgtactcttcacagattacatatatcctgatgtactcctcacatattacatataccctgatgtactcctcacagattacatataccctgatgtactcctcatcttacatataccctgatatactcctcacagattacatatatcctgatgtactcctcacagattacatatatcctgatatactcctacatattacatataccctgatgtactcttcactgtgtaataaaaatggttgcaattcctaaacgtttcacaggatatttttgttcaaccccttgaattaaacatgaaagtctacagttcaattgcatctcagttgtttcatttcaaatccaatgtggtggcatgtagAGCCCAAATTATGAGGATTGTGTCACtggccaaataattctggacctaactgtatgtcatcTGGGCCAAGGTAAAATCAGTTCTTCTCATTTGTCCATCTAAAAGGATCAGAAAACATGGTTGCAGACTTCCTCAGATGGAAACATCCAGATTTGAGTATCTGAGGATCTAGTATATGCCCATGCACAGCCACTTCTCCAATAATTCTCCGCCATGATGCAGCAGTCGACTCATCAGGCAGGTCAGGGGACCCCTATTTTCCACATAGGTGCGGGTACCACCTCCATCTACCAgcaatttatggcacatcctgcgTTGGAAATACTCCTTTATTCTGCTCTATTCGCACATTGCAGCTTCCTGCTTCCCTATGATTATGAGGCGTGATGGCACCATGTCTTGTCTCCAAGGCAGCCAATCTTcaccatgtgatgtgacatcattgctttgtaaacagagacagacagacaaccCTTTCTAGGTACATTGATGAAACCTAATTCAACAAACACGGAGAATAAAACaagcactttattaaaaaaaataaaattctaacaaCACGTTACACATAAGGTTTAGTGTCAGATGGGAGATCATTGCGGCTGTGTCAGAATAGGAACGGTAGTTCATGTAAAaacctgctctgtggatggtaacaCAACTACAAAGTTTTTTCAAGTGTAAGGTAAAACGCTAATGTCGTTTTGGGCTTACTCACAATCATCATACCCTTCACAAGTACACGTGTACGGAGCCTGCAGTGTCTCCGACTTCAGTCACGTAAGGACACCCCATgtaatctttttttctttacatattttGACATGTGCATCAATATTTAATGTTcattcatacagtataaaaagatttaaaaaaatacctcacagatatgccacttcctTCTATGGCTCAATTACCTGGTTCTGCCcctttataaggcctcattcacactgtaTTTTGGCTACCAtttggcatcagtatttgtaagccaaaactgggGACGGAACTTAAgcagagaaaagtataatggaaagatttgcatgtcttccatgCTTTGGACCTAGTACTAGTTAtgccttacaaatactgatgcaaaatactgaccaaaatatgcaaatgtaaatgaggctttacgGTTTAGTAGTCTCTTATATGGGAGATTTTGTTTCCTACTCTTTCATGGGGAGCATGCAAAACTagttttcaccccccccccccccagcatcttGCTAACATTTAGAACTAGGCATTCACTTGGCCATTCAAGAAtcctccatttcttttttttttggccagTCCTTGGTGGGTTTACTTGTATTGCCATGATCCAAAGcctactttaaagggtaactaaatgttcaacaaacttctgacatgtcataagttttgattggggggtccgagcacttagacccccaccaatcgctaaaatgaagtggcagaagcgctcgtgtgagcgctcagccgctgcaTTTCTGTTCCTCTTTTTCCGGAAAACAATGTatctgagtacgggctcaatagaaagtctatgagctcgtactccgatacatcagctttccggaaaaagccaaacagaaacgaagcagctgagcgatcacacgagcacttctgccgcttcgttttaaagattggtaggggtctccatgctcggacccccaccaataaaaacttatgacatgtcattatgacatgttatAGAATAAGTATCTGCATTTGACCGGATACGTGGTTCAACAGTGTTCACTAAGCTCGATCTGCGAGGCGCTTACAATCTCATCCGCATCAAGCCTGGCGATGAATGGAAGATGGCCTTTAACACCAGGAATGGCCATTACgagtacttagtcatgcccttcggcctgagtAATGCACCCGCAGTGTTCCAGAGTTTAATAAATAAGATTTTCTGTGACATGCTGTACCACTTCATTGTcctttatctggacgacatcttgatctttTCCCGTTCACTTTCGGATCACCGCAACCACGTTTGCCATGTCCTAACCCAACTGAGAGACAATCCGCTTTATTGTAAACTGGAGAAGTGTCTCTTCGAGCAATCCTCTGTTCCATTTCTGGGATACATTTAGTCGGGCAccagactcaagatggatccagtcaAGGTAGAGGCTATTCAAGACTGGCCGCAACCCAGTAGGCTAAAGGCCGTTCAGAGGTTGGCCAACTATTACCGGCGATTTATTCAGGGATTCTCCTCCTTGATAGCCCCGATTGCAGCCCTCACCCGTAAGTCGGCCGATCCCAaactgtggactccagaggccaaTCAAGGATTAAATCAGTTGACAGCAGAGTTCCTCTCTGCTCCAATCCTCAACCAGCCTGATTCGTCTCTTCCCTTCTTCCTGGAAGTGGATGCCTCCTCCTTCGCTGTGGGAGGTGTTCTGTCCCAACGGCAGGTCTCGGAAAGAATGCACTCCTGTGGGTTCTTTTccagaagtttctctcccacggAGAAGAATTATGGGATCGGGAACAAAGAACTCCTAGCCATCAAGCTTGTTTTAGAGGAATGGAGGCACCTACTGGAAGGAGCCTCACATCCTGTTACGAATTATACCGATCATAAGCATCTCCTGTACCTACACTCTAATCGAcatctgaaccctcgtcaagccagatggtcgtggTTATTCTCACAGTTCAATCTACCCATCACTTATTGCGCAGGTTCCAAGAACGTCAATGGATGTACATTATGAGCCAGAGTTTATAGTTGACCCCAAAAGGATTGTCCTGGCAGCTACATCAGTGATGCTGCCAAATCCTCCTCCTGGTAAAGCCATGGTGCCTTCTAAGCCCAGACTTTTCTCTTGGGCCCGCAGTTCCCAATTCATGACGCCTAACTATAGGACAGCCCATATATGCCTCTCTCTGAGCACCAACAGGTGCCAGAGTATCAGGTCATTTCTACCTAGCTCCAGCATTGTACTATACCTGATCTAACTTCCTGTGTTACGACTCTGCTTGTATCTCTGACCTCTGCATCTGTGCATGTGATCCTGACCACGCTATTATATCCTGATCATGAGCTGCATCTGTGGTAACATCTGCACGATTCAAGGCTACTTCTTTTAAGGCACCCAATTTGCAGATTCCCCGCAGAGAAGTCCAAACAGCCTTGCGTCGGTCCCTGATGAAAACCGGGGGGTCTGTTAGTATCGACGCCTCGGTGCTTTTAAGCGCCACTAAAAGCTGACAAAATGGAATCCCATCCTCCCAGCCAGGTTCGTGGCACTCTGCCAATGTAGAATTCATAGTGGATTCTAGGATGAGGAGCTGCCCAGGTCCTGATACGGTTTAGCAGTCCCAAACCATAACAAGTTGTATGTTATTTCGTTATTTTTCTGGTGAAATGCagtctataatttatgccaaacaTGTCTTCTGATACAGGGGACAAATACATTTTTGATTCTTCTTTCCATAGCAGACAGTTGCATGCTTTTTTCCAAGGGGTTCATGAGCAAACTTCACTCTTTCCCTGATGTTTTTTTCTGGATAGCTAAGGTTTTCTTTTGGCACACCCACATGTAGTTTTCTTTAAAGAAATTATGGGGTTCTCAGTAACTTATTTCAGCATCTTGTGTTCTGCTCTCAGGCTGATCTTACGGAGACAGACTGGCCTGGACCAATTGGCAGTTGTCTGAAATCTCCACATGTAGATGGTTTTCTGGACAGTGGAATGATTGACATCTAATATTTTGGCCATCTTCCCGTTCCTGAATTATAGACATCCATAACCTTTCTGAAGGCCTCAGAGCATTCTGGCATGGTGATACCACACATTTCAATAACAAAGGGCAAACCAAATGTCAAAGGTTTAAATGAGACACATTCCTCCTAGATCCTCTCTAAGGCTGTAATCACACTTGCAGCTTTTTTAGCCAAATCCAAGAGTGtattaaaaagacatgtaaaATATAAATGAAGGAATGAGTCAAACTCCAGGTCACAAATAGTAGTGTTTCAGAAATGTCTGCTGCtgtcccatttatttgaatggggcttTCTAGTatccatgtgcatgctgcagaaacaaccctgtatggaatggttttcagtttcACAAATTTCTGCTACAAATCTTTCCCagaagtgaatcttacctgagggtAAGAACAAATGAAATCGCCAGCCGCAACAATACTTACATAAGTGACGAATGTGTACACGATGTAGCAGGTAAATACTGTGGTATTACCAGAAAAATCATGTATCCATTCGCCACCGCATATGTGCGTGATTTCGTGCTCCACACCTGATTCTAATTGTAGGTGTTTAAGGTAGTGATAATACACTTctgatatttacaaaaaaaataaaaaatcttttgcattttttttttctaactgcaaagttaatttgttagtgtttttttgttcAATTCCATCACCTATATCTTGTTATACTGTTTTAatgaaagtcaaatataaaaatgtccatttattttaaaaacaaaaactcacATTGTCCTTACTGTCACTCTGGATTCTCCTGAACATCAAAACGACTTTTccactgtgtgacttctctgatgagcCCCAAGTTTGCCTATActattaaaacatttcccacattctgaacatgaacatGGCTTTTCCccatgtgacttctctcatgtttaacaagacgtgattcatctataaaacatttcctgcattctgaacatgaatacggtttctctcctgtgtgaattctctcatgaataacaagacttgatttatctgtataacatttcccacattctgaacatgaataaggcttctctcctgtgtgagttctctgatgatccctaagtttgtctttagtagcaaaacattttccacattctgaacatgaatgtggcttctctcctgtgtgaattcttccatgtctaacaagacttgaactatctttaaaacatttcccacattctgaacatgaatatggcttctctcctgtgtgaattctcacaTGTTTAGCAAgacttgatttttgtgtaaaacatttcccacattctgaacatgagtatggcttctcccctgtgtgaattctctcatgtctaacaagatctgatatttgtgaaaaacatttctcacataGTGGACATGtaaaacaagatgtgatttatctgtaaaaattttcccacattctgagcaTGAATACAGCTTACCTCCCGCGTTAATTCTTCTGTTTGTAAAATGACGAGAACATTTTGTGAACGGTTTACaacattgaaaccttttacccaCTCTTTGACCTGTACTTGTTGCAACTATCTGTGGTTGGTCAGGAGAAGATTCCTCATGATTAGTGGAATTATGTAACAGATCTGTACTTTGAAGTCCTGGCtgtacattaagggtaatgaggttttctcctgaagactgctgcatgatctcttcatcttctactttataattaatcgataacatgaagtttccctcagaATTCGTACTGGGAATTTCTGtaaggattaaaaatgtattgtgtgattttgttacaaaacacaaAAGTTGACACAAAGTTGACACATGTATGACGTTCatattaggctggaaacacacatgcattcttttgagccaaagccagaagtggatcaagcaGGAGGGAGAAGTTTAAGCAAAGACCTTTGAATCAATACCtggcttcagttaaaaaaacctgcctcaaaagctATATGTGTTGTGATGATGCattttgtgtggtttattgtgagccctcagGGATGCATtttgtaatcaggtaccacaggtcgcgcagccataagacataaagtgtcctcattgtccagtccccacaggggatcatcaggaggcaccaccatcactcagctagTGTGCAGAGcagcaaaccaagcagatccaattaCCTCCCCCACCTGTGTTCTCATCCTTgctgtggcagacaatagttGGACAATACACATAATACGGTAGTACAAaagaccacaactcacatacagacagtagaaatacaaactaaagtcattataacaaatgatggtgactagaaactgccaagatgttcctccccctgaggggtatataagggcttgacgTGGGGAAGAgagggatctcctggatgtagactttaatgagagctgaagctgatgccagcgctctgaggagtttcctgtatttacctgattttgtggactgtgtgctgtCCCTGCGTGAAGGGCGACCTGGTCTGTCAGCATTGGATACAATAaatcctgttggagttgccctgtcttcactggctctgttgatcgtatattaacctaacgaaccccatgacaactggtgtcagaagcGGGATCAACAGAGCGCAGCCCCATGGAGAACCACCCAGCGAATGAGTTCCGTAACTGGACCGTCCTTAGTCTCCAAGAACGAGCCCGAGAACTTGGACTGAACTACCAGTGACTATCTAAAAAGCCATTAATTGATCTACTGGTGAGTGCTAGCCAGATCACCTCCTCCCAGGTGGCTAATGGACATGCTCCAGAGACAGGGGCTCTTACCACTAAGAGCCAATGGTTGGTGTGGTAAGAGGAGGAAATGGCAGATCTGGGACCAGTCGTTACTCCGGAGTAATAGTTGGAAGCTGCTCGCAtggcaaaaaacagagacaagctgcaatggaggctgaaagaggCTAGAATATTACCTGGGGTGAGAACCAGAGAATCCAGGAACCTTTACGGGTCACCCAGAAGTACTTCAAGACATTTTATGAGGTAACTGGGGATGTGGAAGGGTTTTTCTAGGACTTTGAACATCAGAGCGCCCTGCTGGATGTACCCACCTCTGATTGGATGCGTTTTTTAGTGGGGCTCCTTGAAGGTGGAGCCGCAGAAGCATACCGGACCCTAGACGCACAGTGGAACCGGGACTAAAACATTGTGAAACAAACTATTTTGTATTACTATGTAGTCATGCCAGACTCACATCGGGCCCAATTCTGAGACCTTCCCTGTACTACTGGAGGATCTTTTAGGATGTATGCCCATAAAATGTCCCAGGCGTGTCGGAGATGGCTGGAAGTGGATTCACTGTGGAAGATATTCTGCATGGGTTCCAGTTTTAAGCCAAGTGCCCCCAGGAAATACGGAAATGGTTCCGGGAATGGGAGCCATCAACATTGAATAGAGCTGCAGCCCTGGCTGATGAGGCACTAACCATCAAACCTCAGTGGAGGAGTCTGCTGGACAATAAACCTCAGCCGAACCCAGCCCCCCGGGCACCTCCTGTCATATATGCCCCTCAACCCATCCGCAGGCCGATGACAACCAGGCCAAACAATCCGGGGACCCCACAATTCTGACCACGATATGGAAGGTTCTCAGAAAGTAAATGTTATAGGTGGGGTCAGCCGGGCCCTTTACAGTCCAGGTGCCCCTCAAGAAATCGAAGGGAGCTCCGATCTTTTCCCCCTCGCCCTCGGCATCTTGTGCACTCCATCCTGCCTGAGGAAGAGTTACCACCACCCCCACCAGAGTGGACTGCTGAACCCTGCACCATGGAGACACCCTCTGGCATGTATAGCATTCAACCCCTTACGCAAAGTTACCCAGAGCAAAGGCAGCGCCATCTGCAGGATGACACTGGGGCATTCCTGACCATTGCTGACCCCCGTGTTGTTCGGCCAGAGGCAATCGATCAAGGCCCAGGAATACCCATCGAACTTGTAGGGTGTACTCGCAAATATATCCAGAAGGCTGCTGTACATTTGAATTATGGTTACAGGGAAAGACTCTGGATTGGTGTTATGGGGGGACTCCTTGTGGATGTTCTCCTTGGGAATGACATTGGGGAATTACAGTGCCATTTTGTGGGAGCCGTCACCCGACACCAAGCTGCCCAAGCACAGAGAGTTTCGGAATTGACTGTGGAGCAGCCTCCAGGACCCCCAACCGAACTGGTAAGAGCTGCATCAACTGATTCTACATTGGGGGACTTTTGGGACCGAGAAGAGTTTAGGCAAGAAATAGAAGATGATCCGACCTTGGCAGCTATTAAACTAAGGGCAGAAACTGGGCAGGAGGGAAAGAATGGGGATAGGATCACCAGAGATAAGGGATTGTATTATCGTTTAGTAGAGGCCCGGGGTGGGATCATCCCTGAAGTGACTACCAAGCAACTCATTGTCCCTCAAAAGTATAGGCTGCAACTACTCCAACTGGCTCATGACATCCCCTTATTGAGACATAAAGGTAGGAAACGGACAGAGAAAAGACTCACCcacaacttttactggcctggcaTTTCGCAATCGATAGTTCAATACTGCCGTACCTGTGATTTGTGCCAATGGATGCGACATCCAGGCGCCCGTCACAAGGTACCCATGcaacccctgccaatcattgaggAGCCATTTCAGCTTTTAGCTGTAGATATAATAGGAACTCTAGTGCACCCCAGCAGAACAGGGAAACAGTATATCCTGACGGTGATGGATTATGCCACCGGTATCCTGAGGCCGTGGCTCTGTCCAGCATTACAGCCATAAAGGTAGCAGAGGCTCTTGTTACCGTCTTCACCCGAGTAGGATTTCCCAGTGAAATACTATCAGATCAAGGGATCCAGTTCAcgtcagacttggtccagttcctGCGGCGTCCGAGCCATTCGCACCACCCCATACCACCCCGAACCAATGGACTGTGTGAACATTTTAATGGAACCCTAAAAATTTGCTACGTGCCTTTGCAGACACTGAACGGGACTGGGAGCAATACCTGCCACATCTCCTGTTTGCCTACCCAAGAGTCAACTGGATTTTCCCCTTTCGAACTGCTCTATGGTCGAAGGGTCCGTGGGGTCCTCACCCTTCTAAAGGAATACTGGGAGGGAGATATCACCGACACTGGAGTACCTGTCATTCCTTATGTTCTGGAATTTT
This window harbors:
- the LOC142708481 gene encoding uncharacterized protein LOC142708481, which encodes MGVYLPLDQHGRIIDGSSRRNPPERCPSPLYSQDCPEENPNVPENHQGEDLTIIKTEDEEEERVRVDQPCKSEPEEEIPGGVTRVCPLANESHSRLLLTVLSSHLIIITGRITLTEIPSTNSEGNFMLSINYKVEDEEIMQQSSGENLITLNVQPGLQSTDLLHNSTNHEESSPDQPQIVATSTGQRVGKRFQCCKPFTKCSRHFTNRRINAGGKLYSCSECGKIFTDKSHLVLHVHYVRNVFHKYQILLDMREFTQGRSHTHVQNVGNVLHKNQVLLNM